From a region of the Paenibacillus lutimineralis genome:
- a CDS encoding ABC transporter ATP-binding protein gives MFSVLKNLGWFFGQEKRRYLIGVTFLILVGIVELAPPRLLGNAIDEIVTGSITWGSLTKYILLILGVLAFIYMITYVWMHKLFGGSNLVERLLRTRFMNHLLRMTPPFFERSRTGDLMARATNDLRAVSTTVGFGMLTLTDSTAYLTTILVAMGTLISWKLTLAAILPLPFIALAMKIYGKIIHERYTLAQDAFGGMNDQVLESVAGIRVIRAYVQERNDEQRFEDITNDVYRKNLAVAKVDAYFEPTIRLFVGLSYAIGLTYGIYLVFQNELTLGDLVSFNMYLGMMIWPMFAIGELINVMQRGGASLDRVNETLNVKPDVQDIDNPVHVESPDSIQFKNVTFRYPTSTVNNLEQIDLTIRRGETLGIVGRTGSGKSTLLKQILHEYPLGDGQITISDEPLQNIALNQLHGWIGYVPQEQILFSKTVRQNIQFGLPNAPDEQILEAIRTAAFDQDLGTLSDGLDTLVGEKGVALSGGQKQRVSLARAFIADPDILILDDALSAVDARTEARIIDNIRSKRSSKTTLISTHRLSAIEHADWIVVLEKGRIVEQGTHETLLREGGWYLEQYERQQVESSLDD, from the coding sequence GCTGACCAAGTATATATTGCTCATTCTTGGTGTACTGGCATTTATCTATATGATTACTTATGTGTGGATGCACAAATTGTTCGGCGGCTCCAATCTGGTCGAACGGCTGCTTCGTACCCGGTTCATGAACCATCTGCTGCGGATGACGCCTCCGTTCTTTGAGCGCAGCCGTACGGGCGATCTGATGGCTCGGGCGACGAACGACCTGCGTGCAGTATCAACGACCGTTGGCTTCGGAATGCTGACTTTGACCGATTCCACGGCTTATTTAACCACTATTTTGGTCGCCATGGGAACGCTCATTAGCTGGAAGCTGACACTTGCAGCCATCCTCCCTCTGCCATTTATTGCATTAGCGATGAAAATATATGGGAAGATCATTCATGAACGCTACACACTAGCCCAGGACGCATTCGGCGGCATGAACGACCAGGTCCTGGAATCGGTTGCCGGCATACGCGTCATCCGCGCTTATGTCCAGGAACGCAATGACGAGCAAAGATTCGAAGATATTACGAATGATGTCTACAGGAAGAACTTGGCGGTTGCTAAGGTCGATGCTTATTTTGAACCAACCATCCGCCTGTTCGTTGGACTTAGTTATGCGATTGGCCTAACCTACGGGATCTACCTTGTGTTCCAGAATGAACTGACCCTGGGCGATCTTGTCTCCTTCAATATGTACTTAGGGATGATGATCTGGCCGATGTTCGCGATCGGCGAACTAATCAACGTCATGCAGCGCGGCGGAGCTTCACTCGATCGGGTGAATGAGACGCTGAATGTCAAGCCTGACGTACAGGACATCGATAATCCGGTGCATGTGGAGTCGCCTGACAGTATACAATTTAAAAATGTCACCTTCCGCTATCCTACCTCTACGGTAAATAATCTTGAGCAGATTGACCTGACGATTCGCCGCGGCGAGACGCTGGGCATCGTCGGTAGAACGGGCAGCGGAAAATCAACTTTACTGAAGCAAATTCTGCATGAATATCCACTTGGAGATGGGCAGATTACGATTTCCGATGAACCTCTGCAGAATATTGCCCTGAACCAGTTGCACGGCTGGATCGGCTATGTTCCTCAGGAACAGATTCTGTTCTCCAAGACGGTGCGGCAGAACATCCAATTTGGCTTGCCGAATGCACCGGATGAGCAGATTCTGGAGGCCATACGCACCGCCGCTTTTGATCAGGATTTGGGAACCTTGTCCGATGGGCTCGACACCCTGGTCGGCGAGAAGGGCGTGGCTCTCTCCGGCGGACAGAAACAGCGCGTATCATTGGCCAGAGCATTTATTGCCGACCCGGACATCCTGATCCTGGACGATGCCTTGTCCGCAGTAGATGCCCGAACTGAAGCCCGCATTATCGATAACATACGAAGCAAACGCTCCAGCAAGACGACACTGATCTCGACCCACCGCCTGTCTGCTATTGAACATGCTGACTGGATCGTCGTGCTGGAGAAAGGACGAATCGTAGAGCAAGGTACCCATGAGACACTGCTGCGAGAGGGCGGCTGGTACCTTGAGCAATACGAACGTCAACAGGTGGAATCAAGCCTGGACGACTAA